One segment of Purpureocillium takamizusanense chromosome 7, complete sequence DNA contains the following:
- the SAC7 gene encoding GTPase activating protein (GAP) for Rho1p (COG:T~COG:Z~EggNog:ENOG503NVD5), with amino-acid sequence MASAVPTANQAGQSSQPPPGATPASPPNKRDLKSWWKGFKLPSKHQEATESKAPGIFGVPLRQSITYANVAISLIDENGQSYIYGYVPIVVAKCGVFLKEKATGVEGIFRLSGSEKRIKELKSIFDSPDRYGKGLVWDGYTVHDAANVLRRYLNDLPEPVVPLDLYEKFREPLRGATKQAVGDLEGPQFVDNFDENAAIQKYQQLITELPPLNKQLLLYILDLLAVFAAKSDENRMNSQNLAAIFQPGMLSHPAHAMAPEEYRLNQCVLIFLIENQDHFLIGMQGTAADEETKKEVESGTPTGPLTPNPNKTSGGLDRSASNASAGATSVRRDGKVRRNRSVSSRHSRQEENTTPNSPALVATTPTGGLGRSNTVPSKRSPALAGGKFKRGGDNAGHQSPARVEPMTPVRATIVENEQAYSSSPAPATMGAANPSVERSTAAGFSQERLLEVPNEAATPPPRERNLPSLFQRSSPADATEKRQPNKLKKKRIPGALNLSAQSSAASLTHSNAASPGQEVPNPVDSLQHLSEVSPPPTSNPILHPASQSLASPSPLPFPTPISQAPAQQISEQGQSQSHPALPQQPSDMSSEGTPRPSNLASSSSLHPDDNLPRGRKSPPTSIHSSSFNEGSDLDQGLDEQIAAPSDSADKEKKKRWRLSRTKKDDNGGSTSSMATPPQANIGSNDHAEVSTTSIGSGASKPRKSFTNEGSEPTTLASIEGHGGQDARDSNSTKEESKGPIGWIRNKYREAKENAEQRRNKSPPAAPDRQGIGAVLMSRGKSLDMKREKRDDEKQPEKSVEELAAPKPTVTTAEEPSKETPKEVPQAALDATPVTASAHTAEAPAEAPSTTSIPEPTTESKSVASPEGPLEPVPESQHEEAAVVETKAEAQEAPVHQN; translated from the exons ATGGCGTCTGCCGTCCCCACGGCCAACCAGGCTGGCCAGTCGAGCCAACCGCCGCCCGGTGCGAcgcccgcatcgccgccgaacAAGCGCGACCTCAAGTCATGGTGGAAGGGCTTCAAGCTACCTTCCAAACACCAGGAAGCTACAG AATCAAAAGCTCCGGGCATCTTTGGGGTGCCTCTGCGACAAAGTATAACGTACGCCAATGTTGCCATCTcgctcatcgacgagaaCGGCCAGAGCTACATTTACGGATATGTTCCGATTGTTGTAGCCAAGTGCGGTGTCTTCTTGAAGGAGAAAG CCACTGGTGTCGAAGGCATCTTTCGCCTGAGTGGCTCCGAGAAGCGCATCAAGGAGCTTAAGTCCATATTTGACTCCCCGGATCGATACGGCAAAGGCCTCGTCTGGGATGGCTACACCGttcacgacgccgccaacgtGCTCCGTCGGTACCTCAATGATCTTCCAGAGCCCGTGGTGCCCTTGGACCTCTACGAGAAGTTCCGCGAACCTCTTCGCGGAGCGACCAAGCAGGCTGTTGGCGATCTCGAAGGGCCACAATTTGTGGACAACTTCGACGAGAATGCGGCCATTCAAAAGTACCAGCAGCTCATTACCGAGTTGCCCCCGCTGAACAAACAGCTGCTTCTCTACATTCTCGACCTCCTagccgtcttcgccgccaagTCGGACGAGAACCGGATGAACTCGCAAAACCTCGCTGCCATTTTCCAACCCGGCATGCTGTCGCATCCGGCACATGCCATGGCCCCCGAGGAGTACAGGCTGAACCAATGTGTGCTCATCTTCCTGATTGAGAATCAGGACCACTTCCTCATTGGCATGCAAGGCAcagctgccgacgaggagaccAAGAAGGAGGTCGAGTCGGGAACACCGACAGGGCCCTTGACACCCAATCCCAACAAAACctcgggcggcctcgatAGATCCGCGTCCAATGCCAGCGCGGGCGCAACGAGCGTGCGCCGAGATGGTAAGGTCCGAAGGAACCGGTCAGTATCGTCGCGGCACTCTCGGCAGGAGGAAAACACGACGCCTAATAGCCCAGCCCTGGTCGCGACCACACCCACGGGCGGATTGGGTAGGAGCAACACCGTACCGTCGAAACGGTCCCCGGCACTGGCTGGCGGCAAGTTCAAgagaggcggcgacaacgccgGCCATCAATCTCCTGCCCGCGTGGAGCCCATGACTCCCGTACGCGCGACCATCGTCGAGAATGAGCAGGCGTACAGCTCGAgtcccgcgcccgcgaccaTGGGGGCTGCGAATCCGTCCGTGGAGCGAAGCACGGCTGCGGGCTTCAGTCAGGAGCGATTGCTTGAGGTGCCCAACGAGGCCGCAACGCCACCGCCCAGGGAGAGGAACCTGCCGAGCCTGTTCCAAagatcgtcgccggcggatGCGACTGAGAAGAGGCAGCCAAACAagctgaagaagaagcgcatACCGGGCGCCCTCAATCTGAGCGCCCAGAGCTCGGCGGCTTCCTTGACCCATTCTAacgcggcgtcgccgggccAGGAGGTTCCCAACCCTGTGGACTCATTGCAGCATCTCTCTGaggtctcgccgccgccgacctccaATCCGATATTGCACCCTGCCTCCCAATCGCTGGCTTCACCCTCACCCCTCCCTTTCCCGACGCCTATCTCGCAagcgccagcccagcagaTATCCGAGCAAGGTCAGTCTCAGTCTCACCCTGCTCTCCCGCAACAGCCTAGCGACATGTCATCCGAAGGCACGCCTCGCCCTTCGAACCTCGCATCAAGCAGTAGTTTGCATCCCGATGACAATCTCCCCCGCGGGAGGAAGTCGCCCCCAACTTCTATTCACTCCTCGTCATTCAACGAGGGCTCCGACTTGGACCAAGGGCTCGATGAGCAGATTGCAGCACCGTCAGATAGCGcggacaaggagaagaagaagcggtgGCGACTGTCAAGGACGAAGAAAGACGACAATGGTGGTTCGACAAGTTCAATGGCCACACCGCCGCAGGCGAATATTGGCTCCAACGACCATGCGGAAGTGAGCACCACGTCCATTGGCAGtggagcaagcaagccgcGGAAGAGCTTCACCAACGAGGGCTCAGAACCCACAACTCTGGCCAGTATTGAGGGGCACGGGGGACAGGACGCCAGAGACAGTAACAGCACCAAAGAAGAGTCGAAAGGCCCTATAGGGTGGATACGAAACAAGTAtcgcgaggccaaggagaatgccgagcagcgacgaaataagtcgccgccggcggcccctGACCGCCAGGGGATCGGGGCAGTTTTGATGTCGCGCGGCAAGAGCCTGGATATGAAGCGTGAAaagcgcgacgacgaaaaGCAGCCCGAGAAGAGTGTCGAGGAGTTGGCGGCTCCCAAACCAACGGTCACAACTGCAGAGGAACCTTCGAAAGAGACGCCCAAAGAAGTCCCCCAAGCCGCACTCGATGCTACTCCGGTGACAGCTAGCGCACAcacggcggaggcgccggcggaggccCCGAGCACGACTTCCATCCCGGAACCAACGACCGAATCCAAGTCTGTTGCGTCACCTGAAGGGCCATTGGAGCCGGTGCCCGAGTCTCAACATGAGGAAGCTGCCGTCGTTGAGACGAAAGCAGAGGCCCAAGAAGCTCCCGTTCACCAAAACTAA
- the GPI10 gene encoding glycosylphosphatidylinositol anchor biosynthesis (BUSCO:EOG09260UJK~COG:M~COG:O~EggNog:ENOG503NV7H~TransMembrane:10 (i75-94o100-122i134-151o206-230i242-266o278-295i302-324o336-354i361-381o409-427i)~CAZy:GT22) → MATPSTARNAQKRSNFLRDIVVIRLINAWWIATFFQPDEFFQSLEPAWRLAFGPESGAWMTWEWQHQLRSSLHPALFSAAYLVADGLSSLIPAGNVFRTFVVMAAPKTLQALIAALGDWYAWRLAVKIYGPGSLASFFALFLQVFSPWQWYVSTRTFSNSLETTLTITALYYWPWELLGSAKPAKENPKAPQALHSLWRLRASLSLAALAVVLRPTNVLIWATIAGIALTRVTLKGSSPLSWAATFTFVREAVLCGSLVLGTSFVSDRLYFGFWTFPPYNWLNFNISKSLAVFYGRNPWHYYLLQGIPLLCTTSLPFAIAGLYSPPPTASPDQANTLRTLSCTIFATVGALSLISHKEVRFIYPLFPVLNILAAPFAASFFTSEPPSPAVASKPKPGVASRPSLRHRPYLFAALSINLVLAGFLTFLHQPAPLTVLSHLRKEYERIHPSSVRLAHATHRPPQPRDELFAMFLMPCHSTPWRSHLVYPGLDAYALTCEPPLHTQPNTPERDNYRDEADRFYDDPVGFLAGELFAPGRGMALPRYIIGFEGIEPWLREFLETPRGRELGLALRPVWSGFNGFVNEDWRRSGRMLVWDTGIYDDAPGAAQTKT, encoded by the exons atggccacacCATCCACGGCCCGCAATGCACAGAAACGGTCCAACTTCCTGCGCGACATCGTCGTTATCCGCCTTATCAATGCGTGGTGGATCGCCACCTTTTTCCAGCCGGATGAGTTCTTTCAGTCCCTCGAGCCCGCTTGGCGCCTCGCCTTTGGGCCCGAGAGCGGAGCGTGGATGACGTGG GAATGGCAGCATCAGTTGCGGTCGTCGCTGCACCCCGCGCTGTTCTCCGCCGCATATCTCGTGGCCGATGGGCTCTCCAGCCTGATCCCCGCCGGCAACGTCTTCCGTACCTTTGTCGTCATGGCTGCCCCCAAGACCCTGCAGGCTCTCATTGCAGCCCTCGGAGACTGGTACGCctggcgcctcgccgtcaagaTATACGGCCCCGGCTCACTCGCGTCCTTCTTTGCC CTGTTCCTCCAAGTGTTTAGCCCTTGGCAGTGGTATGTATCCACACGCACATTTTCAAACTCTCTGGAGACGACTCTCACCATCACGGCGCTCTACTACTGGCCGTGGGAACTGCTCGGGTCAGCCAAACCGGCCAAGGAGAATCCAAAGGCACCCCAGGCTCTTCACAGCCTCTGGCGATTGCGCGCCTCCCTGAGtctggccgccctcgctgtGGTCCTGCGCCCGACGAATGTGTTGATTTGGgccaccatcgccggcatAGCTCTCACGAGGGTTACGCTGAAgggctcctcgccgctgtCTTGGGCGGCAACATTTACTTTTGTGAGAGAAGCCGTCCTCTGCGGGTCGCTAGTTCTTGGGACGTCATTCGTGTCCGACCGACTGTACTTTGGCTTCTGGACGTTTCCGCCTTACAACTGGCTCAACTTCAACATCTCCAAGtcgctcgccgtcttctACGGCCGCAACCCCTGGCATTACTATCTCCTCCAGGGCATCCCGCTCCTCTGCACCACAAGCCTCCCTTTCGCCATTGCGGGACTCTAcagcccaccacccactGCGTCGCCTGACCAGGCAAACACGCTGCGAACACTCTCATGCACTATATTTGCCACTGTTGGTGCACTATCGCTTATATCGCACAAGGAGGTCCGCTTCATCTACCCGCTCTTTCCGGTGCTGAACATCCTAGCTGCGCCTTTTGCAGCGTCCTTCTTCACCTCAGAGCCTCCATCCCCAGCCGTTGCCTCCAAACCAAAGCCGGGCGTCGCCTCACGCCCCAGCCTCCGCCACAGGCCGTACCTCTTCGCCGCACTCAGCATCAATCTCGTActcgccggcttcctcaCCTTTCTGCACCAACCGGCGCCCCTCACCGTCCTATCCCATCTCCGCAAGGAGTACGAGCGCATCCACCCCTCCTCCGTGCGTCTCGCACACGCGacgcaccgcccgccgcagcccagGGACGAGCTCTTCGCCATGTTCCTCATGCCCTGCCACTCCACGCCATGGCGATCCCACCTCGTCTACCCGGGCCTAGACGCGTACGCGCTCACCTGCGAGCCCCCGCTCCACACCCAGCCGAACACCCCCGAGCGGGACAACtaccgcgacgaggccgaccgcTTCTACGACGACCCTGTaggcttcctcgccggcgagctctTCGCCCCGGGCCGCGGCATGGCCCTCCCGCGCTATATTATCGGCTTCGAGGGGATCGAGCCGTGGCTGCGCGAGTTCCTCGAGACCCCGCGCGGCAGGGAGCTGGGTCTCGCCCTCAGGCCGGTCTGGAGCGGGTTCAACGGGTTCGTCAACGAAGACTGGCGCCGGTCTGGCAGGATGCTCGTGTGGGACACGGGCATCTATGACGACGCGCCTGGAGCCGCCCAGACCAAAACGTGA
- the GPI10 gene encoding glycosylphosphatidylinositol anchor biosynthesis, variant 2 (EggNog:ENOG503NV7H~TransMembrane:7 (n6-14c21/22o31-50i102-126o138-158i199-222o234-252i259-279o307-325i)~CAZy:GT22~COG:M~COG:O), translated as MAAPKTLQALIAALGDWYAWRLAVKIYGPGSLASFFALFLQVFSPWQWYVSTRTFSNSLETTLTITALYYWPWELLGSAKPAKENPKAPQALHSLWRLRASLSLAALAVVLRPTNVLIWATIAGIALTRVTLKGSSPLSWAATFTFVREAVLCGSLVLGTSFVSDRLYFGFWTFPPYNWLNFNISKSLAVFYGRNPWHYYLLQGIPLLCTTSLPFAIAGLYSPPPTASPDQANTLRTLSCTIFATVGALSLISHKEVRFIYPLFPVLNILAAPFAASFFTSEPPSPAVASKPKPGVASRPSLRHRPYLFAALSINLVLAGFLTFLHQPAPLTVLSHLRKEYERIHPSSVRLAHATHRPPQPRDELFAMFLMPCHSTPWRSHLVYPGLDAYALTCEPPLHTQPNTPERDNYRDEADRFYDDPVGFLAGELFAPGRGMALPRYIIGFEGIEPWLREFLETPRGRELGLALRPVWSGFNGFVNEDWRRSGRMLVWDTGIYDDAPGAAQTKT; from the exons ATGGCTGCCCCCAAGACCCTGCAGGCTCTCATTGCAGCCCTCGGAGACTGGTACGCctggcgcctcgccgtcaagaTATACGGCCCCGGCTCACTCGCGTCCTTCTTTGCC CTGTTCCTCCAAGTGTTTAGCCCTTGGCAGTGGTATGTATCCACACGCACATTTTCAAACTCTCTGGAGACGACTCTCACCATCACGGCGCTCTACTACTGGCCGTGGGAACTGCTCGGGTCAGCCAAACCGGCCAAGGAGAATCCAAAGGCACCCCAGGCTCTTCACAGCCTCTGGCGATTGCGCGCCTCCCTGAGtctggccgccctcgctgtGGTCCTGCGCCCGACGAATGTGTTGATTTGGgccaccatcgccggcatAGCTCTCACGAGGGTTACGCTGAAgggctcctcgccgctgtCTTGGGCGGCAACATTTACTTTTGTGAGAGAAGCCGTCCTCTGCGGGTCGCTAGTTCTTGGGACGTCATTCGTGTCCGACCGACTGTACTTTGGCTTCTGGACGTTTCCGCCTTACAACTGGCTCAACTTCAACATCTCCAAGtcgctcgccgtcttctACGGCCGCAACCCCTGGCATTACTATCTCCTCCAGGGCATCCCGCTCCTCTGCACCACAAGCCTCCCTTTCGCCATTGCGGGACTCTAcagcccaccacccactGCGTCGCCTGACCAGGCAAACACGCTGCGAACACTCTCATGCACTATATTTGCCACTGTTGGTGCACTATCGCTTATATCGCACAAGGAGGTCCGCTTCATCTACCCGCTCTTTCCGGTGCTGAACATCCTAGCTGCGCCTTTTGCAGCGTCCTTCTTCACCTCAGAGCCTCCATCCCCAGCCGTTGCCTCCAAACCAAAGCCGGGCGTCGCCTCACGCCCCAGCCTCCGCCACAGGCCGTACCTCTTCGCCGCACTCAGCATCAATCTCGTActcgccggcttcctcaCCTTTCTGCACCAACCGGCGCCCCTCACCGTCCTATCCCATCTCCGCAAGGAGTACGAGCGCATCCACCCCTCCTCCGTGCGTCTCGCACACGCGacgcaccgcccgccgcagcccagGGACGAGCTCTTCGCCATGTTCCTCATGCCCTGCCACTCCACGCCATGGCGATCCCACCTCGTCTACCCGGGCCTAGACGCGTACGCGCTCACCTGCGAGCCCCCGCTCCACACCCAGCCGAACACCCCCGAGCGGGACAACtaccgcgacgaggccgaccgcTTCTACGACGACCCTGTaggcttcctcgccggcgagctctTCGCCCCGGGCCGCGGCATGGCCCTCCCGCGCTATATTATCGGCTTCGAGGGGATCGAGCCGTGGCTGCGCGAGTTCCTCGAGACCCCGCGCGGCAGGGAGCTGGGTCTCGCCCTCAGGCCGGTCTGGAGCGGGTTCAACGGGTTCGTCAACGAAGACTGGCGCCGGTCTGGCAGGATGCTCGTGTGGGACACGGGCATCTATGACGACGCGCCTGGAGCCGCCCAGACCAAAACGTGA